One Brachybacterium kimchii genomic window carries:
- a CDS encoding YqaJ viral recombinase family protein translates to MTATARQILPAAADGTEQWKDQRTAGFGGTNAADLFLGTTSRFRLWREKRGLASKEEVSPALQALFDHGHEREKPLADRFTRETGLKVRNTGTWARKDRPWALANPDRLVGTDGLLEIKTTGGRAEAVDWWTSGRVHPKAWVQAHWYAYVTGRTVLWFIAEVDRVPFILGPYDADQGLIETLADLAADFWATVQDGSAPDDTPEPSREIAYVPPADGTEVVIDPWDDLSETVQGLATLKADAKYIAEEVKAAEAIVQEAMGGAEVLRSRDGTQLVTWKPTKPRTSLDKDAMRADGINPDDYMKAGKPGRQFLVK, encoded by the coding sequence ATGACCGCCACCGCCCGCCAGATCCTCCCCGCCGCTGCCGACGGCACCGAGCAGTGGAAGGACCAGCGAACCGCCGGATTCGGAGGCACCAACGCCGCCGATCTGTTCCTCGGCACCACGTCCCGCTTCCGCCTCTGGCGGGAGAAGCGCGGCCTGGCATCCAAGGAGGAGGTGTCCCCGGCGCTCCAGGCACTGTTCGACCACGGCCACGAGCGGGAGAAGCCCCTCGCGGACCGCTTCACCCGGGAGACCGGGCTCAAGGTCCGGAACACGGGCACGTGGGCACGGAAGGACCGCCCCTGGGCGCTCGCGAACCCGGACCGTCTCGTCGGCACCGACGGCCTCCTGGAAATCAAGACGACCGGGGGCCGCGCCGAGGCCGTGGACTGGTGGACCTCCGGTCGTGTCCACCCGAAGGCGTGGGTCCAGGCCCATTGGTACGCCTACGTCACCGGCCGCACCGTCCTCTGGTTCATCGCGGAGGTGGACCGGGTGCCGTTCATCCTCGGCCCGTACGACGCGGACCAGGGACTGATCGAGACCCTCGCGGACCTGGCCGCCGATTTCTGGGCGACCGTGCAGGACGGCAGCGCCCCGGACGACACCCCGGAGCCGTCCCGGGAGATCGCCTACGTGCCCCCGGCCGACGGCACCGAGGTCGTCATCGACCCGTGGGACGACCTGTCCGAGACCGTGCAGGGCCTCGCGACCCTCAAGGCCGATGCCAAGTACATCGCGGAGGAGGTCAAGGCCGCCGAGGCGATCGTCCAGGAGGCCATGGGCGGCGCGGAGGTACTCCGCTCCCGCGACGGCACGCAGCTCGTCACGTGGAAGCCCACGAAGCCCCGCACGTCGCTCGACAAGGACGCGATGCGCGCCGACGGCATCAACCCCGACGACTACATGAAGGCCGGCAAGCCCGGCCGCCAGTTCCTCGTGAAGTGA
- a CDS encoding ImmA/IrrE family metallo-endopeptidase, with protein MTTTSLPGPPMVRLIDLAHDHGIRIWWRPMDGRDGQWSLRHRSIWLDPRMTAVQSRSVLAHELGHATYGDDGPQPPHIEERAWRFAARLLVPGMAYEQAETIVGCHPGALADELGVTRPVVLAYREVLEHRELMCA; from the coding sequence ATGACTACGACCTCGCTGCCGGGACCGCCGATGGTCCGATTGATCGACCTCGCTCATGACCATGGCATCCGCATCTGGTGGCGGCCCATGGACGGCCGGGATGGCCAATGGTCACTGCGCCACCGGTCGATCTGGCTGGACCCCCGCATGACCGCCGTGCAGTCTCGCTCCGTGCTCGCTCACGAGCTCGGCCACGCGACCTACGGAGACGACGGCCCCCAGCCGCCGCACATTGAGGAGCGCGCCTGGCGGTTCGCCGCCCGCCTCCTCGTGCCCGGCATGGCCTACGAGCAGGCCGAGACGATCGTGGGATGCCATCCCGGCGCCCTCGCGGACGAGCTCGGCGTCACCCGCCCCGTCGTCCTCGCCTACCGGGAGGTCCTCGAGCATCGGGAGTTGATGTGCGCATGA
- the bet gene encoding phage recombination protein Bet produces the protein MSTRELALPESGDPNDWTQQEAALVEAAGLITRNPRGGMDLAPRATVESFLAHCRRTGLDPIARQIYAICRKGRWGIQVSIDGARLIAERSGQYEGQTAAQWTADGREWLDVWLDQEAPAAARVGVYRTGFREAVYGVARFSEYNAGGPMWQKMPATMIAKCAEMLALRKAFPQDLSGLYSTDEMDQAGQPQQAAQVHEERMAEPGEEDAVIDAEVVEDSPQWLDRIAKAATVQDLGAVWQDAAAAHAVDEGLRAAFAQRGADLKAAA, from the coding sequence ATGAGCACCCGAGAGCTCGCCCTCCCCGAGAGTGGGGACCCGAACGACTGGACGCAGCAGGAGGCCGCCCTCGTGGAGGCCGCCGGGCTGATCACCCGCAACCCACGCGGGGGCATGGACCTCGCCCCGCGCGCGACCGTGGAGTCCTTCCTGGCGCACTGCCGCCGGACGGGCCTGGATCCCATCGCCCGCCAGATCTACGCGATCTGCCGGAAGGGCCGCTGGGGGATCCAGGTCTCCATCGACGGCGCCCGCCTGATCGCGGAGCGCTCCGGCCAGTACGAGGGGCAGACCGCCGCCCAGTGGACCGCGGACGGCCGGGAGTGGTTGGACGTGTGGCTGGACCAGGAGGCCCCTGCGGCTGCCCGCGTCGGCGTGTACCGCACCGGTTTCCGTGAGGCCGTCTACGGCGTCGCCCGGTTCTCCGAGTACAACGCGGGCGGGCCCATGTGGCAGAAGATGCCCGCCACGATGATCGCGAAGTGCGCCGAGATGCTGGCGCTCCGCAAGGCGTTCCCGCAGGATCTGTCCGGCCTGTACTCCACGGACGAGATGGACCAGGCGGGGCAGCCCCAGCAGGCCGCCCAGGTCCACGAGGAGCGCATGGCGGAGCCCGGCGAGGAGGACGCCGTAATCGACGCCGAGGTCGTGGAGGACTCCCCGCAGTGGCTGGACCGGATCGCGAAGGCCGCGACGGTGCAGGACCTCGGCGCCGTGTGGCAGGACGCCGCCGCCGCGCACGCCGTGGATGAGGGCCTCCGGGCCGCGTTCGCCCAGCGGGGCGCCGACCTCAAGGCCGCCGCGTGA
- a CDS encoding HNH endonuclease signature motif containing protein: MAAAHAYVEDEDGCYVSTYSVGSHGYAQKSWAWLDDEGVRHSATTTAHRAAWTYWQGPIPGGLTIDHLCKNRRCVRREHLRMVTNHENARRTAGRDWPLGECLHGHPNSELVLRSGRLRCRVCERERQRTYRARRAARTTT, encoded by the coding sequence ATGGCGGCCGCTCACGCCTACGTCGAGGACGAGGACGGGTGCTACGTGTCCACGTACTCGGTCGGCTCCCACGGGTACGCCCAGAAGTCGTGGGCGTGGCTGGACGACGAGGGCGTGCGGCACTCCGCGACCACGACCGCGCACCGAGCGGCGTGGACGTACTGGCAGGGGCCGATCCCCGGCGGGCTCACCATCGACCACCTGTGCAAGAACCGCCGGTGCGTCCGCCGCGAGCACCTCCGCATGGTCACGAACCACGAGAACGCCCGGCGCACGGCCGGGAGGGACTGGCCGCTCGGGGAGTGCCTCCACGGTCACCCGAACTCGGAGCTCGTGCTCCGGTCTGGGCGCCTCCGGTGCCGAGTCTGCGAGCGCGAGAGGCAGCGCACCTACCGGGCGCGCCGAGCGGCGCGTACCACCACCTGA
- a CDS encoding single-stranded DNA-binding protein, which produces MSNETIVTVVGNLTADPELRFTQAGIAVAGFTIASTPRTFNRQSQQWEDGEALFLRSSAWRDAAENVAESLEKGSRVIAQGHLRQRSFTDREGNQRTSIELDVLEIGPSLRYATAKPVKVNRQQGGGQAYAAPQGQQGGFSGPGQPQGGQTWPDAAQPGQGAPQGGGYAPQGGGTGDYSEPPF; this is translated from the coding sequence ATGAGCAACGAAACGATCGTGACCGTCGTCGGCAACCTGACCGCCGACCCGGAGCTGCGCTTCACCCAGGCCGGCATCGCCGTCGCCGGCTTCACCATCGCGTCCACCCCGCGCACGTTCAACCGGCAGTCCCAGCAGTGGGAGGACGGGGAAGCCCTGTTCCTGCGCTCGTCCGCGTGGCGCGACGCCGCGGAGAACGTCGCGGAGTCCCTGGAGAAGGGCTCCCGCGTCATCGCCCAGGGCCACCTCCGCCAGCGGTCGTTCACCGACCGGGAGGGGAACCAGCGCACGTCCATCGAACTGGACGTGCTGGAGATCGGCCCGTCGCTCCGGTACGCGACCGCGAAGCCGGTCAAGGTCAACCGACAGCAGGGCGGGGGACAGGCGTACGCGGCGCCGCAGGGTCAGCAGGGCGGGTTCTCCGGCCCCGGGCAGCCCCAGGGCGGGCAGACGTGGCCCGACGCCGCACAGCCCGGCCAGGGCGCACCGCAGGGCGGCGGCTACGCACCCCAGGGAGGTGGGACCGGTGACTACTCGGAACCTCCTTTCTGA
- a CDS encoding helix-turn-helix domain-containing protein has translation MDSFTDYLAEITGGASQAAIARVADLDQSNVSRWRKGAKPSPEAVIRIAHHYGRPVPEALYRAGLVSEETAKRLRVTDAPGLSSYPYPALLRELGRRLAHAEHTPHTIQSPADYGEEPSPDDYDLAAGTADGPIDRPRS, from the coding sequence ATGGACTCATTCACTGACTACCTGGCCGAAATCACCGGCGGCGCCTCCCAGGCAGCCATCGCCCGCGTCGCAGACCTCGACCAGTCCAACGTCTCCCGATGGCGCAAGGGCGCGAAGCCCTCCCCGGAGGCCGTGATCCGCATTGCCCACCACTACGGCCGGCCTGTCCCAGAGGCGCTATATCGTGCCGGTCTCGTGTCAGAGGAGACCGCGAAGCGGCTCCGCGTCACCGATGCCCCGGGGCTCTCCAGCTACCCGTACCCGGCCCTCCTCCGCGAGCTCGGGCGCCGCCTGGCGCACGCAGAGCACACCCCACACACAATCCAGTCCCCCGCGGACTACGGAGAGGAGCCCTCCCCCGATGACTACGACCTCGCTGCCGGGACCGCCGATGGTCCGATTGATCGACCTCGCTCATGA
- a CDS encoding HNH endonuclease, translated as MTRPRVPRDVAELVRWRDRDQCQRCGVYTAGGSIHHRQGRGGDSPHSPANLVLLCGSGTTGCHGWVHAHPAAAYAAGLMVRRLGILTPAEVPITTPRGEVYLLPDGSTSLTTHPMKETTA; from the coding sequence GTGACTCGGCCCCGCGTCCCCCGGGACGTGGCCGAGCTCGTCCGGTGGAGGGACCGGGACCAGTGCCAGCGGTGCGGCGTCTACACCGCGGGCGGGTCCATCCACCACCGGCAGGGCAGGGGAGGGGACTCGCCGCACAGCCCGGCGAACCTCGTCCTCCTGTGCGGCTCCGGGACCACGGGTTGCCACGGCTGGGTCCATGCCCACCCGGCGGCGGCCTACGCGGCGGGCCTCATGGTCCGCCGCCTCGGGATCCTCACCCCTGCGGAGGTCCCGATCACCACGCCGCGCGGGGAGGTCTACCTCCTCCCCGACGGCTCCACCAGCCTCACCACCCACCCCATGAAGGAGACCACCGCATGA
- a CDS encoding tyrosine-type recombinase/integrase, whose product MRDTANPKVKQYTDARTGKPRYLVRYRKPDGRQSMKRGFPTKRDAEAWLTDAEGAKRRGEFVEVSAGRIHLAELADPWLRAKRTRVKPSTLDGIEGAWRIHVRPRFGRTSVARILPSEVEAWIADLVDAGKSPTVVRRAHAVLAQMLDTAVRDRRIAVNPARGITLPRARSSAHRYLSHLEVRSVAERAGEHRTLVYLLAYGGLRWGEAAALRVMDVQGARVRVDRAVVPTRNGWKVGTPKTHERRTLYLPGFVARMVADETEGRDPMALLFPAPRGEYLRTPGRVRRGRRLWWQAALEDAGVDYLRIHDLRHTAASLAVQSGAHVKAVQRMLGHRSAAMTLDRYADLWDSDLDAVAGSLDAARTAALAAHGLNTGDGEDAGASEGSGVVVPLHG is encoded by the coding sequence ATGAGGGACACCGCGAACCCGAAGGTCAAGCAGTACACGGACGCGCGGACGGGGAAGCCGCGCTATCTCGTCCGGTACCGGAAGCCCGACGGCCGACAGTCCATGAAGCGCGGGTTCCCCACGAAGCGGGACGCGGAGGCATGGCTCACGGACGCCGAGGGCGCGAAGCGGCGCGGCGAGTTCGTGGAGGTGTCCGCCGGCCGGATCCACCTGGCCGAGCTCGCGGACCCGTGGCTGCGGGCGAAGCGCACCCGCGTGAAGCCGTCCACGCTCGATGGGATCGAGGGGGCATGGCGGATCCACGTCCGCCCCCGGTTCGGCCGTACCTCGGTCGCGCGGATCCTGCCCTCCGAGGTGGAGGCGTGGATCGCGGACCTCGTGGATGCGGGGAAGTCCCCGACAGTCGTGCGGCGCGCGCACGCCGTGCTCGCCCAGATGCTCGACACCGCCGTGCGGGATCGCCGGATCGCGGTGAACCCGGCGCGCGGGATCACGCTGCCCCGCGCCCGCTCGTCAGCCCACCGGTACCTGTCGCACCTGGAGGTCCGCTCCGTCGCGGAGCGCGCCGGGGAGCACCGCACGCTCGTCTACCTCCTCGCCTATGGGGGGCTGCGGTGGGGTGAGGCTGCCGCGCTGCGCGTGATGGACGTGCAGGGCGCGAGGGTGCGGGTGGACCGCGCCGTGGTGCCCACGCGGAACGGGTGGAAGGTGGGGACGCCGAAGACCCACGAGCGGCGCACCCTGTACCTGCCCGGGTTCGTCGCCCGGATGGTCGCGGACGAGACCGAGGGCCGCGACCCCATGGCGCTCCTGTTCCCGGCCCCGCGCGGGGAGTACCTCCGGACGCCGGGGCGCGTGCGCCGGGGCCGCCGGCTCTGGTGGCAGGCCGCCCTTGAGGACGCCGGGGTGGACTACCTCCGGATCCACGACCTGCGGCACACGGCCGCGTCCCTCGCCGTGCAGTCGGGGGCGCACGTGAAAGCGGTGCAACGGATGCTGGGGCACCGCTCGGCGGCGATGACGTTGGACCGGTACGCGGACCTGTGGGACTCGGACCTGGACGCGGTGGCGGGGTCGCTCGACGCTGCGCGCACGGCGGCGCTGGCCGCTCACGGATTGAACACAGGCGACGGCGAGGACGCCGGGGCCTCGGAGGGTTCGGGAGTGGTCGTCCCCCTGCACGGGTGA
- a CDS encoding helix-turn-helix domain-containing protein, protein MPAVTALMTPAEVATYLGVKPKTLEGWRYKRTGPPFIKRGRVVRYRADALQEWLDQSEVATSA, encoded by the coding sequence ATGCCCGCCGTGACAGCACTCATGACCCCCGCCGAGGTCGCCACCTACCTCGGCGTGAAGCCCAAGACACTCGAGGGCTGGCGCTACAAGCGCACCGGCCCCCCGTTCATCAAGCGGGGCCGCGTCGTCCGCTACCGCGCCGACGCCCTCCAGGAGTGGCTGGACCAGAGCGAGGTGGCCACCAGTGCCTGA